One Elephas maximus indicus isolate mEleMax1 chromosome X, mEleMax1 primary haplotype, whole genome shotgun sequence DNA segment encodes these proteins:
- the CLDN2 gene encoding claudin-2, whose translation MASLGLQLVGYILGLLGLLGTLIAMLLPSWRTSSYVGASIVTAVGFSKGLWMECATHSTGITQCDIYSTLLGLPSDIQAAQAMMVTSSAISSLACIISVVGMRCTVFCQDSRAKDRVAVVGGVFFILGGLLGFIPVVWNLHGILRDFYSPLVPDSMKFEIGEALYLGIISSLFSLVAGIILCFSCSSQGNRSNYYDAYQAQPLATRSSPRPGQPPKIKSEFNSYSLTGYV comes from the coding sequence ATGGCCTCTCTTGGCCTCCAACTTGTGGGCTACATCTTGGGTCTTCTGGGACTGTTGGGCACCTTGATTGCCATGCTGCTCCCCAGCTGGCGAACAAGTTCTTACGTCGGTGCCAGCATTGTGACAGCAGTTGGCTTCTCCAAGGGCCTCTGGATGGAATGTGCCACTCACAGCACAGGCATCACCCAGTGTGACATCTACAGCACTCTTCTAGGCCTACCGTCTGACATCCAGGCCGCCCAGGCTATGATGGTAACCTCCAGTGCAATCTCTTCGCTGGCCTGCATTATCTCTGTGGTGGGCATGAGATGCACAGTGTTCTGCCAGGACTCCCGAGCCAAAGACAGAGTGGCGGTAGTGGGTGGAGTCTTCTTTATCCTTGGAGGCCTCCTGGGCTTCATCCCTGTTGTGTGGAATCTTCATGGGATCCTGCGGGACTTCTACTCCCCACTGGTGCCTGACAGCATGAAATTTGAGATTGGAGAAGCACTCTACTTGGGCATTATTTCCTCCCTGTTCTCCTTGGTAGCTGGAATCATCCTCTGCTTTTCTTGCTCATCCCAGGGAAACCGTTCCAACTACTACGATGCCTACCAGGCCCAGCCCCTTGCCACCAGGAGCTCTCCAAGACCTGGTCAACCACCCAAAATCAAGAGTGAATTCAACTCCTACAGCCTGACAGGGTATGTGTGA